Proteins encoded by one window of Cellvibrio sp. KY-GH-1:
- a CDS encoding S8 family serine peptidase codes for MKTSRNAFHFVKPLTHAILIAMAAGAATSYADSDRKTELPKADAVVRIDPMLERLAAQQTSLPVIIIFGEQPQRKIARALNEKYEPQIDALAARVRGIYDKYLPRDNQDTEDKEIEHSKKLSQYVTDADKKEIRALNEEREKLMRELRQQIARESAAAVAEVQKVYAGRISSLGAKIQENYATLNAISAEIPVAALKEIASLSGVAEIVYNNPGKAELSNQVQSLGADTWWASGFDGGVWDVGVLDEGVLETHDALKSHTFYENYATNGNHGTGVACMYASTNATHKGLAFGLNAILVDNAGDDATTMAGADWMLRFAGDDPEVINYSWGNGDATGSDWHSLSRFVDGVVFDYATNWAKSAGNQGAGTNTMTIPANNYNGLTVTNMYDNNTITRTDDVIWNTSSRGPTVDGRKKPDLSAPGHETMTCNNSGGYSNLGGTSSAAPKVGAASLLLMDGGNWDPRAIKAVLINTADSWEDNNTDTSADDGAKTGKEWNKTYGWGYLDLWHAHFHRNDYFSSSVKPKGQTGSFKLYKGQMYNGDKATLVWERDVDYNNAATPTSYRSLSDLDLKLYAETTNTQLDSDTTVKDNVHQVAASASQAAVVKVYAYSSSFDGAATEPYTLATEENFALATGPVFTNTITAPASVYRGFNFTYTVAVKNTGDLDAHNVNVSINLPAGFVLASGTATQNVGSIADGGTKTVSWTVTAPNYVTTASIGMTAKSVSYGETFSATAAKSISVKNLILTLP; via the coding sequence ATGAAAACTTCACGCAACGCTTTTCATTTCGTTAAACCCCTCACTCACGCGATTTTAATTGCCATGGCGGCAGGCGCAGCAACCAGCTATGCCGATTCAGATCGCAAAACCGAATTGCCCAAAGCAGATGCCGTAGTCCGCATAGATCCAATGTTGGAGCGCCTTGCGGCCCAGCAAACCAGCTTGCCGGTGATAATTATCTTTGGCGAACAACCGCAGCGTAAAATCGCACGCGCTCTAAATGAAAAATATGAACCGCAAATCGATGCACTGGCGGCGCGTGTGCGAGGAATCTACGATAAATATTTGCCCAGGGATAACCAGGACACCGAAGATAAGGAAATCGAACACAGCAAAAAGCTCAGTCAATATGTGACTGATGCAGATAAAAAAGAAATCCGCGCGTTGAATGAAGAACGCGAAAAATTGATGCGCGAACTGCGCCAACAAATTGCGCGGGAATCTGCGGCGGCGGTCGCGGAAGTGCAAAAAGTGTATGCCGGCCGCATTAGCAGCCTGGGAGCAAAAATTCAGGAGAACTACGCGACCCTGAACGCCATCAGTGCAGAAATTCCGGTCGCGGCCCTGAAAGAAATTGCCAGCCTGAGCGGTGTGGCTGAAATCGTTTATAACAACCCGGGTAAAGCAGAGCTGAGCAATCAAGTGCAATCGCTGGGCGCGGATACCTGGTGGGCATCGGGCTTTGATGGCGGCGTGTGGGACGTGGGTGTGTTGGATGAGGGTGTACTCGAAACCCATGACGCACTCAAGAGCCATACCTTTTATGAAAACTATGCCACCAATGGCAACCACGGCACCGGCGTGGCCTGTATGTATGCCAGCACCAACGCAACACACAAAGGTCTCGCGTTTGGGTTAAATGCGATTCTGGTGGATAACGCGGGCGATGATGCTACCACTATGGCTGGCGCTGATTGGATGCTGCGCTTCGCGGGCGACGACCCGGAAGTTATTAACTATTCCTGGGGCAATGGCGATGCCACCGGTAGCGATTGGCATTCACTGTCCCGCTTTGTGGATGGTGTGGTATTTGATTACGCCACTAACTGGGCAAAATCAGCGGGTAATCAGGGCGCTGGCACCAACACCATGACCATTCCCGCCAATAACTACAACGGTCTTACCGTAACCAATATGTACGACAACAACACCATCACCCGCACAGACGATGTGATCTGGAATACCAGCAGCCGTGGTCCCACAGTTGATGGGCGCAAAAAGCCTGACTTGAGCGCGCCTGGCCATGAGACCATGACCTGTAACAACAGTGGCGGCTATTCAAATCTTGGTGGCACCAGTTCGGCAGCGCCGAAAGTGGGCGCTGCATCGCTGTTATTAATGGACGGTGGTAACTGGGACCCGCGTGCGATTAAAGCCGTGTTAATTAACACCGCCGATTCCTGGGAAGACAACAATACGGATACGTCTGCGGATGACGGTGCAAAAACTGGCAAAGAGTGGAATAAAACTTACGGTTGGGGCTATCTGGATTTGTGGCATGCACATTTCCATCGCAACGATTATTTCTCCAGCAGTGTAAAACCCAAAGGCCAAACCGGCAGTTTTAAACTCTATAAAGGGCAAATGTATAACGGCGATAAAGCGACTCTGGTGTGGGAGCGCGACGTGGATTACAACAACGCCGCAACGCCTACCAGCTATCGCAGCCTTTCGGACCTGGATTTAAAACTCTACGCAGAAACCACAAATACCCAATTGGATTCTGACACCACAGTGAAAGACAACGTGCATCAAGTTGCTGCCAGTGCAAGTCAGGCGGCGGTGGTAAAAGTTTATGCCTACAGTTCATCGTTTGATGGTGCGGCAACGGAGCCTTACACCCTGGCGACAGAAGAAAATTTTGCGTTGGCAACGGGGCCGGTGTTCACCAACACCATTACCGCCCCGGCAAGTGTCTATCGCGGGTTTAATTTCACCTACACGGTGGCAGTAAAAAATACCGGTGATTTGGATGCGCACAACGTGAATGTCAGCATCAACCTGCCAGCGGGTTTTGTATTGGCTTCTGGTACGGCAACGCAAAATGTTGGCAGCATCGCCGATGGTGGAACCAAAACGGTAAGTTGGACGGTGACAGCGCCTAATTACGTCACCACTGCAAGCATTGGTATGACCGCCAAGAGCGTTTCTTACGGTGAAACATTTAGCGCAACGGCGGCTAAATCGATAAGCGTTAAGAATTTGATTTTGACCTTGCCATAA
- a CDS encoding pectate lyase encodes MFTVQQLQSAKNTKVFTLKTTAAVIAMLAGSSAFAAATGGFSTTDGGNVSGAQSFTASTYEQINTIIANAKLDANGSKVTGGAYPLIITYTGNEDALINQMIKNHTKDSAGNCPNPRWNDAYRFVEIKEFTKGITIIGANGSSANFGVVVNKSSNVVIRNMKIGALAGANNDADMIRIDSGTNVHVDHNELFAVNNECNGSPDGDLTFESAIDIKKDSHNITVSYNYIHDSKKVGLDGSSSSDIAGGREITFHHNIYRNVNARLPLQRGGWTHMYNNFYDGITDSGINVRQAGYSLIESNWFQNANNPVTCRYDSSNCGFWDLRNNNVKSPADFATYNITWTSGGTIDATNWTTTAPFPISIPYSYSPVTPQCVKDKLGTVAGVGKNGATLTSAVCGGTTSSVASSVAPSSKSSSSVAVVSSSKSSSSIAATSSSKSSSSVAVSSSKSSSSVSNAPVLTGTGDYPDGFSKCADLGETCSVTSGDGWVAFGRKGKWVTKKVSVPGSIACTVAAFGSDPAGNPNKCSYKK; translated from the coding sequence ATGTTTACTGTGCAACAACTACAATCAGCCAAAAACACCAAAGTATTTACCCTCAAAACCACAGCGGCAGTTATTGCCATGCTCGCAGGCTCTTCAGCATTTGCAGCAGCAACCGGCGGTTTCTCCACTACCGATGGCGGTAACGTCAGTGGTGCGCAATCGTTCACCGCGTCAACCTACGAGCAAATCAACACTATTATTGCCAACGCCAAACTCGATGCGAATGGCAGTAAAGTCACTGGCGGTGCTTATCCACTGATTATTACCTACACCGGCAACGAAGATGCACTGATCAACCAGATGATCAAAAACCACACCAAGGATTCCGCAGGCAATTGCCCGAATCCGCGCTGGAACGACGCCTACCGCTTCGTAGAAATTAAAGAATTTACCAAGGGTATTACCATCATCGGCGCCAACGGCTCTTCCGCCAACTTCGGCGTAGTGGTGAATAAATCCAGCAACGTTGTTATTCGCAATATGAAAATTGGTGCACTTGCCGGTGCCAACAATGATGCCGATATGATTCGTATCGACAGCGGCACCAATGTGCACGTTGATCACAACGAATTATTCGCGGTGAACAATGAATGTAATGGCTCACCCGACGGTGACCTGACCTTTGAAAGTGCAATCGACATTAAAAAAGATTCGCACAACATCACCGTGTCATACAACTATATTCACGACAGTAAAAAAGTTGGCCTCGACGGCTCCAGTAGTAGCGATATTGCAGGTGGTCGCGAAATTACGTTCCACCACAATATTTACAGAAATGTGAATGCGCGCTTACCGTTGCAACGCGGTGGTTGGACGCACATGTACAACAACTTCTACGATGGCATTACCGATTCCGGTATTAACGTGCGTCAAGCAGGCTACTCATTAATTGAAAGCAACTGGTTCCAAAATGCCAACAACCCGGTGACCTGTCGCTATGACAGCAGCAACTGCGGTTTCTGGGATTTGCGCAACAACAACGTAAAATCGCCCGCAGATTTTGCGACTTACAACATTACCTGGACCAGCGGCGGCACCATCGACGCAACTAATTGGACTACCACTGCACCTTTCCCGATTAGCATTCCCTACAGCTACTCGCCCGTTACGCCACAGTGCGTAAAAGACAAGTTGGGAACCGTGGCGGGTGTAGGTAAAAACGGCGCAACGTTAACGTCTGCTGTGTGCGGTGGTACTACGAGCTCTGTGGCGAGTTCTGTTGCACCATCCAGTAAATCGTCCAGTTCGGTTGCCGTGGTGTCATCGAGCAAATCATCCAGTTCAATTGCAGCAACATCGTCTAGCAAATCGTCCAGCTCTGTTGCGGTTTCATCCAGCAAATCGTCCAGCTCAGTCAGCAATGCACCCGTATTGACTGGCACAGGTGATTATCCGGATGGTTTCTCCAAGTGTGCTGACCTGGGCGAGACCTGCTCAGTCACTTCTGGCGATGGTTGGGTTGCATTTGGCCGCAAAGGCAAGTGGGTTACCAAGAAAGTTTCTGTACCCGGTTCAATTGCCTGTACCGTTGCCGCGTTCGGATCTGATCCAGCGGGCAACCCGAACAAGTGCTCGTACAAAAAATAA
- a CDS encoding DUF6488 family protein encodes MKRQLINIVLFRVFLISFLWSQFALAHEGHEHAPVSIKSALEIGVKTAKNYAASSSPFAVGKLPASWASLTDADVSIYENGRGYYVVAVNNVQEAKTLYLKILLDGAIAGANYTGNFAASSSVSSISASSGG; translated from the coding sequence ATGAAAAGGCAGTTGATAAACATAGTGTTGTTCCGGGTATTTCTGATCAGCTTTTTGTGGAGCCAGTTTGCACTGGCACATGAGGGGCATGAGCATGCGCCAGTGTCGATCAAATCTGCACTGGAGATAGGCGTGAAGACGGCAAAAAATTACGCTGCTTCCTCTTCGCCATTTGCCGTTGGTAAGTTGCCTGCATCCTGGGCTTCACTGACAGACGCAGACGTTAGCATTTATGAAAATGGGCGTGGATATTACGTGGTAGCGGTTAACAATGTGCAGGAGGCTAAAACGCTGTATCTGAAAATCCTCTTGGATGGCGCCATTGCCGGCGCAAATTACACAGGTAATTTTGCGGCCTCGTCGTCCGTGTCTTCGATTTCCGCATCATCTGG
- a CDS encoding HEAT repeat domain-containing protein: MMSEQLLTPKIALAIIGLLIFLAWYLAGLSSSDDLALQEKSFANEQLPVSKKLQIPALAETSTADKKSAAQQQQAQLRDGIYPSADKTRVSIHVQHMQRLLLVQRLAETLEFAFSLPNDSVDYWTQPITVNMDDVPLLHALSGVIGTKQFALEMAYQAATNTHTIAALFLVAEKSSAQLSAPPTIKPALSQMHERGAAPATNAMANDEQQIKRDIFFTADDQTRMTILQEMSPVGEDLHYIITSLKRDKNAQVRALAAQRLSFSDNYMATHSLLDALADPDPGVVQMAVESLVSLGDSSVIGAIETRLNGSENGRAIAQDAARRIQSRFTLAADAPE; the protein is encoded by the coding sequence ATGATGAGCGAACAACTGTTAACGCCCAAAATTGCATTGGCGATCATTGGATTGCTAATTTTTCTGGCGTGGTATTTGGCGGGACTGTCGTCGTCCGATGATCTTGCTCTGCAAGAAAAATCATTCGCGAACGAGCAATTGCCGGTTTCCAAGAAACTACAAATTCCAGCGTTAGCCGAGACATCGACGGCGGATAAAAAATCAGCCGCTCAGCAACAACAAGCACAGCTGCGCGACGGAATTTATCCCAGCGCCGATAAAACCCGCGTGAGTATTCATGTGCAACACATGCAACGTTTATTGCTGGTGCAGCGTTTGGCAGAGACGCTGGAATTTGCGTTTAGTTTGCCCAATGATTCGGTGGATTACTGGACCCAACCTATCACCGTAAATATGGATGATGTACCCCTGCTGCACGCATTATCAGGTGTGATTGGCACTAAACAATTTGCCCTGGAAATGGCTTATCAAGCCGCGACTAATACTCACACCATTGCCGCGCTGTTTTTGGTGGCGGAAAAATCGAGTGCGCAATTATCTGCGCCGCCAACGATAAAACCTGCACTGTCGCAAATGCATGAACGCGGCGCTGCACCAGCGACGAATGCGATGGCGAACGATGAGCAGCAAATAAAACGCGATATTTTTTTCACGGCGGATGACCAAACTCGCATGACGATATTGCAGGAAATGTCACCCGTTGGAGAGGATTTGCATTACATCATTACCAGTTTGAAGCGCGATAAAAACGCCCAGGTGCGTGCACTGGCGGCGCAGCGTTTATCCTTCAGTGATAACTACATGGCCACGCACAGTTTATTGGACGCGCTTGCGGACCCTGACCCGGGTGTCGTGCAAATGGCAGTGGAGTCATTGGTGTCCTTAGGGGACAGTTCGGTGATTGGCGCGATAGAAACACGGTTAAACGGTAGTGAGAATGGCAGGGCGATAGCGCAGGATGCGGCGCGCCGGATTCAGTCACGCTTTACTCTGGCAGCGGACGCGCCTGAGTAA
- a CDS encoding tetratricopeptide repeat protein — protein sequence MGVDSTQHCEQTLMFTDIVGYSRLMGRNESLAVEMLGDYRKILLSHIEAQGGHLVEFVGDAIFARFDTATAAVAAAIAIQQHLLAFNEARDKKLPRLQTRIGLNKGEVMLREGAVFGDAVNIAARLEPLAVADGICISQSVYDEVRFSLSSPAKRLGVQPLKNIQQKIRVYFIKPAGIGWRDHLHYFLRGLNRKIVACRYPIAVSVLALIAAGFYFIPRWLVPGYAANYVEIADFKNLMNEKGDADYFSAGITEAVRSQLADMRDVYIVDAKEGIHAPIRLEGSVQKLGDNLRIAYRLFRRKDNVQIAGGKLDGTYQDIFILQDRLVGEIARYLADEFQLQNFRPAPLRLTNDITAYDYYLKGLDYLELPATQDNADQAIKNFNTALIHDNKFSLANVGVCNAYWKKFEITRVASWLKSAENFCLAALAQDPMSAKAYKAMGAIYRDFGQYRSAIKYLERGREIDRYDVTLSLTLAAVYNLTDEKSQAEKIYLDLIKQAPKNWRVYSGYANFLMRNGRHDEAIGFYDMVLDIDPNHALALNNMAINYVYKNDFQKAARFFERSANVEPNSSVFVNTGNMYYSVGDFEKAVEFYDKALRLQPESYQLMVNLADAYKFMPEKKLLAEEYFKNAIRLSEKEIAANKNMALAYQYLARSYAFFGRLNEASEIMKIANELDSSSAESCYTNLRLAVLKGGDHDIKKYVDCLRKTEYSVELLLSDPDFSILKESRFKGWFLN from the coding sequence ATGGGCGTCGATTCGACTCAACACTGTGAACAAACGCTGATGTTCACCGACATCGTCGGCTACTCACGCCTTATGGGGCGCAATGAGTCGCTGGCGGTGGAAATGTTGGGCGACTACCGCAAAATTTTGCTCTCGCACATTGAAGCGCAAGGCGGACATTTAGTGGAGTTTGTGGGCGATGCGATTTTTGCGCGCTTCGATACCGCGACAGCCGCTGTCGCTGCCGCGATCGCCATTCAGCAACATCTATTAGCGTTTAATGAAGCGCGCGATAAAAAATTACCCAGGCTGCAAACTCGCATTGGTCTGAATAAAGGCGAAGTCATGCTGCGCGAAGGCGCGGTATTTGGCGATGCAGTCAATATCGCCGCGCGTCTTGAGCCGCTCGCCGTCGCCGATGGTATTTGCATTTCCCAAAGCGTATACGATGAGGTGCGTTTTTCGCTCTCATCGCCAGCAAAACGCTTAGGCGTGCAACCGCTGAAAAATATCCAGCAAAAAATTCGTGTCTATTTTATTAAGCCGGCGGGCATCGGCTGGCGTGATCACCTGCATTATTTCCTGCGCGGCCTCAACCGAAAAATAGTCGCCTGCCGCTACCCAATCGCCGTTTCAGTATTGGCATTAATTGCCGCCGGGTTTTATTTTATTCCGCGCTGGTTAGTGCCCGGGTATGCCGCCAACTATGTAGAAATCGCCGACTTCAAAAACCTCATGAATGAAAAAGGCGATGCGGACTATTTCTCCGCCGGAATCACCGAAGCCGTCCGCTCCCAACTTGCCGATATGCGCGACGTCTACATAGTCGATGCCAAAGAAGGCATTCACGCTCCCATACGTTTGGAAGGCAGCGTCCAAAAACTCGGCGACAACCTCCGCATCGCCTACCGTTTATTCCGCCGCAAAGACAACGTACAAATCGCCGGCGGAAAGTTAGATGGAACCTATCAGGATATTTTTATTCTGCAGGATCGTTTGGTGGGTGAGATCGCGCGCTACCTCGCGGATGAATTTCAATTGCAGAACTTCAGGCCCGCGCCGTTACGGTTGACGAATGATATTACGGCTTATGATTATTATTTGAAGGGGTTGGATTATCTTGAGTTGCCTGCTACACAAGATAATGCGGATCAAGCTATTAAAAACTTTAATACTGCTTTGATTCATGATAATAAATTTTCGCTTGCAAATGTTGGGGTTTGTAACGCCTATTGGAAGAAATTCGAAATTACACGAGTGGCGTCATGGTTAAAAAGTGCGGAAAATTTTTGTCTTGCTGCTCTTGCACAAGATCCTATGTCCGCTAAGGCGTATAAAGCTATGGGGGCTATATATAGGGATTTTGGGCAATATAGAAGTGCGATCAAGTACCTTGAAAGAGGTCGTGAAATAGATAGATACGATGTTACGCTGTCGCTTACATTGGCAGCGGTATACAACTTAACTGATGAAAAAAGTCAAGCAGAAAAAATATACTTGGATCTTATAAAGCAGGCGCCAAAAAATTGGCGAGTGTATAGTGGTTATGCGAATTTTCTGATGCGTAATGGTCGGCATGATGAGGCTATTGGTTTTTATGATATGGTTTTGGATATAGATCCGAATCATGCTCTTGCACTGAATAATATGGCAATAAACTATGTGTATAAAAATGATTTTCAGAAAGCGGCTAGGTTTTTTGAGCGATCGGCTAATGTTGAGCCAAATAGTTCGGTTTTTGTAAATACGGGAAATATGTATTATTCAGTAGGCGATTTTGAAAAAGCCGTTGAGTTTTACGATAAGGCTCTCAGGTTGCAGCCTGAGAGTTATCAGTTGATGGTTAATTTGGCTGATGCCTATAAGTTCATGCCGGAGAAAAAATTACTCGCAGAAGAGTATTTTAAAAACGCTATCAGGTTGTCAGAGAAAGAAATTGCTGCCAATAAAAATATGGCTCTAGCATATCAATACTTGGCGAGATCTTATGCTTTTTTTGGCAGGCTCAATGAGGCAAGTGAAATAATGAAAATTGCTAATGAGCTAGATTCCAGTAGTGCTGAATCTTGTTATACCAACTTAAGGTTGGCGGTTTTAAAAGGAGGTGACCATGATATAAAAAAATACGTAGATTGTTTGCGAAAAACTGAATATTCAGTTGAATTATTGTTATCTGATCCGGATTTTTCTATTTTAAAAGAGAGTCGTTTCAAAGGGTGGTTTTTAAACTAA
- the asd gene encoding archaetidylserine decarboxylase (Phosphatidylserine decarboxylase is synthesized as a single chain precursor. Generation of the pyruvoyl active site from a Ser is coupled to cleavage of a Gly-Ser bond between the larger (beta) and smaller (alpha chains). It is an integral membrane protein.): protein MNPRIFIGLQHLVPQHALSRAAGWLASTQTPFIKNTFIKWFVKRYQVDMSLAAEENPTAYACFNDFFTRALKPGARPIDSASDSIVCPADGAISQLGKIIDGKIFQAKGQDYTALELLGGDEALAAEFTDGNFATVYLSPRDYHRVHMPYGGKLRTMVSVPGELFSVNTVTAENVPRLFSRNERAVAIFDTDIGPMAVILVGAMIVAGIETVWDGQIAPFASRDIATSNYPYQNIQLAKGDEMGRFKLGSTAIILFAKDKMQWDQKFMATTPTKMGEVMGKRI from the coding sequence ATGAACCCACGTATTTTTATTGGTTTACAACACCTGGTTCCCCAGCATGCGCTCTCCCGCGCCGCCGGTTGGTTGGCCAGCACCCAAACACCTTTTATTAAGAACACCTTTATTAAATGGTTTGTAAAACGTTACCAGGTTGATATGAGCCTGGCGGCAGAAGAAAATCCAACCGCCTATGCCTGCTTTAATGATTTTTTCACCCGGGCACTCAAACCCGGTGCCCGTCCAATTGACTCGGCCAGCGACAGCATTGTGTGCCCCGCTGATGGCGCCATCAGCCAACTGGGCAAGATTATCGACGGCAAAATTTTTCAAGCGAAAGGCCAGGACTACACGGCGCTGGAACTGCTTGGTGGCGATGAAGCACTCGCGGCGGAATTTACCGATGGCAACTTTGCCACTGTGTATTTATCGCCGCGCGATTACCACCGCGTACACATGCCCTACGGCGGCAAGTTGCGCACCATGGTCAGCGTGCCGGGCGAATTATTTTCAGTGAATACCGTAACGGCCGAAAATGTCCCGCGCCTTTTTTCACGCAACGAGCGCGCCGTGGCCATTTTTGATACCGACATTGGCCCCATGGCTGTGATACTTGTTGGCGCCATGATTGTAGCGGGCATAGAAACGGTATGGGATGGCCAGATAGCACCTTTCGCCAGCCGCGACATTGCAACGTCCAATTACCCTTATCAGAATATCCAGTTAGCCAAGGGCGATGAAATGGGCCGCTTTAAACTGGGGTCGACAGCGATCATTTTATTTGCCAAAGACAAAATGCAGTGGGACCAAAAATTCATGGCAACCACCCCAACCAAAATGGGCGAGGTGATGGGGAAGCGAATTTAA